A stretch of Lathyrus oleraceus cultivar Zhongwan6 chromosome 6, CAAS_Psat_ZW6_1.0, whole genome shotgun sequence DNA encodes these proteins:
- the LOC127096425 gene encoding uncharacterized protein LOC127096425, producing the protein MMMDELVDLDEKRMLALDSLQRQKEKVARAYNKKVIGKMFVVDDLVWRVILPMDRNDRVLDKWSPNWEGPFKVLQAFSNNAYEVEELAPDRRILRINGKYLKKYRPLLQEVKIVTD; encoded by the coding sequence ATGATGATGGACGAACTGGTCGACTtagatgagaagagaatgttaGCCTTGGATTCACTACAAAGGCAGAAAGAAAAAGTCGCCAGAGCCTACAATAAAAAGGTGATAGGAAAAATGTTCGTTGTCGACGATCTAGTTTGGAGAGTGATCTTGCCTATGGAtagaaatgatagagttttggATAAATGGTCCCCTAATTGGGAAGGACCGTTTAAGGTTCTGCAGGCCTTCTCTAATAACGCCTAcgaggtcgaagagttggcaccagataGGCGAATCTTAAGGATAAATGGAAAGTACTTGAAAAaatataggcctctccttcaagaggtcaagattGTGACAGACTAA